The stretch of DNA GCATTGCATTGATTCCTCCCACCCGTTGAGGGTACGTACATTTTGGTTTGTATCGTGCATAAGCTAGTACAATGAATTGTAGCTGCAGTACGATGTTTATCCTATCTTTAGTTCTTAGAGTAGGTGCTCATTTTTGCATCTAGGTCTTCCGCATACAATCGCCAGCGTAGAGCCTAACATTTTCGGGGAGAAACTAAGGCTCTATTTGTTTACCcatagattatataatctagcttaAATAATCCTCAGTGATCAACAAACATCTTAGATTATAATCTAGATTATTAACCCATGTTCTAGATTATGATAATCCTATAAGCTATAGAAAAGATGCTTATTTCAAATTAtaagctagattatataatccTACAACTATAAGCTTAGATTATATAGGCATAAGGAATTTAACCGGGAGCTAGTTATGATGATACACCGATGCTATGATGTGGATGTGGCTTTTGAGAAAGATGACACACCCATACCTTTGATGATCTGATACACATGTGCGCCAGTTAGGGGTGGTAAAGAGCTCAAATTTTAACCTAGATAATCTAAAGGGGAGTTCTGATCTTATATAATTTCaagctaaaaatatatttggatCAAGTTGGATCGTGAAGAGAGTATTAGGGCCATAATTTGTTACCACCCCTAGCGCTGGCGCTAGGTACTGTATGTGTTTTTTCTTCAAGAAGTAATCTGTGTATTTATCATAGATTTTGCTCATTGTTTTTAGATTACCGAACTATATATATAAGAAAGAACGAATTGAACAACCCATTATTCTCGCTAGAAAAGAAAATGAGGGTATAAATTTATAAAAAAGATTCGGGTTATTTTTTTTACCGTAGACTGTAGAAGTGTAGAGGATACGAATTCACCCACCCGGCCAGTACCCACCGGCCCATGCGCGTAGATGCTAATCATGTTTCTTTTTCCGAAAGGCCAAGATGCTAATCAAGTCGAACAGACATTCCCCAAGCACGAAGCCTAGCTTCGTTAAACAAACTCCTAATGGGCAGTAACTTAGGTTAAACCAGCAATCGATCTTCTGATCTTTTTACCAAAACAAGATTCTTTTTAATTTAACCTGTATCGCTGCAGTGCCTAGTGGGCGCCCGTGCCCCTCCAAGCTGCTCGCCTGCTCCAGCCTCCTCGCTCATCGCCTCATCGGCCAGGGccccgtttagattgcaaaactttataacatttggtactgtagcgctttcgtttgtatctgacaaattttatctaatcatgcactaactaggcttaaaagattcgtctcgtgatgtacaattaaactgtgcaattagttatttttttacatacatttactgctccatgcatatatcccaaaattgatgtgatagAGAGAGAGTATAAAAaaatttactgctccatgcatatatcccaaaattgatgtgatagAGAGAGAATATAAAAAATTGGAACTTCGAGTGCATCTAAACAAGACCCAGTACGAGCTGCTGCTCGGATCTCGATCCATTGCCCATCATCCTGATCGAATGCAGGCACCGGAACTCTGCACTGACGTTCACTGCACAAGTGCACAGacaggagagagagaaagagatgcTTTTGATGAGTAGGACCGCACGTACTCGGTGGTTCATTTTGGAGTTTTTTTGAGTGGGTAAACAGTAAAGTACTGTAGATTCGCTGCAGCGTTGCATGCCGATGTTTCGGTGTCTGTAGCCTGCCAGAGAAAGTCCCCAGGCACGTTCTCACTGACCCTAGGGGCAGTGGCTAGTAGTAGAAACTAGCCGCGTTTCTCACGCGTGGTGACAAATGTGCAGTGACGGCCAAAACGTGTGTGCTCGTCGAGTATAATCTGTCCAGTGTGCCGTGACGACGGCCTTCTAGGCTGGTAAAAATGTGATCTTGAGCGTGGTTTGATGCATGGTCAGACTTCTGAACATTTTCCTTCAAAAACGACCTTATGAACATAGCCGTTGCTCCTGCTTCTGCTcgaagaaacagtacaacattgaGCACTACATACACGTGCTGTGTGTCTTCGTGTCAGCATTTTTGCTCTGAGAAGATAGATGCATCATCGTGCTACCAACTATCAAAGCTACAAACAAGCCATTTGCTGCCAACAATTTTTGAGTAAAATACACCCCGATCCTTAAACTTGGCTTGTAATATTATCTACGTTTCTAAAGTTTTAAAATACATATTCAGCTCGACGAATTTACTAATTGGGTCACCTGACGTCTAAATTACTATTTTAAATTATAAACCGGAAATATTTATGTTGGTATGGAGCTTATATGTGacattttaaatttttttcactcaactcttatatttttctaaattctctacaagattatgtttcaaaactttatctctgaatattttttttctttttatttcccCAAAatttttcctttttattttctaaTTTCTTTACAACTTTTGGCATATGAGTTTCATTTTCCTACAAAATTTTTATACAGATCTTTTGTATTTAAACATTATTGTATAAGTAAATTTGTTATGTTTCTTGAATGTATATGTTTATATAAATTTTATATTTAAATAATTATATAATCTTTAATTTAGTTTAAATAAATATGATTTGAATCTCACGTATCGATTAATATGTTTAAAGATTTGAATATGTATTTTAAAAATTTGAGAACTTGCATGATATCCCGGTCCAAGTTTAAGATCGGGTGCATTTTACTCTAATTTCTGTGTGCGTTTTTTTTCCAACCTTGTAAAAGGAACCCTTTACGTTCGAGGAATCACGCCACCTCATCCAAACTTTGCGAGGTGCCCGATAAAGAGGTGAAAAGTGAAAAAGTCGCATGGCAGCGCCTTTAGTTTCTCTTTATTACGGTCCTATCCGGAGGAGGCTCAAACTGGCAACTGCAGCGCTGCCACGTCGTCGCAGACTCGCAGGGCACGCCCGCATGCATTCATGCAGCCCACTGGGCGAGCACGCAGCATCCGATCCATGGCCGTCCCACAGGCTACACGACGCCACCGACCCATCTCTCAACGCCATGCCCTACTCCTCTCTGACAGGCCCCTCCTCGATCTGTCTAGAGCATCCATCAAAGTTTAAAACTTTTCTTTACCTTTTCACCGTGCCCTCACCCAGTTTTTACCGCGATCGCAACACCATCGCCCACGCCTATAAATGCCCCCAGGGCTCTAAACCCTGAACCCATCCCAAGCAAGCAGCACCCCAGGGCTCCAAACCCTGAACCCATCCCAAGCAAGCAGCAATCTTCTCTCCGAGTCAGTCAGTGGACAAGCCACTCTCCGAGAGCGAGGTAGAAGCagacggcgatggcggcggtgtccaaggcctcggcggcggccctgctggtggcggcggtggccgtgCTCCTCgccgcgtcggcgtcggcgcaGACGACGCACGACAACTGcgccaagaacaagaagatcaCGGTGCAGAACCTGTGCGCGCACGACGTGGCGCTCACGCTGGAGCCGCTGGCCAACAGCCCGCACCTCTTCAACGGCGCGCCGACGTACACGCTGCGCCCGCACAGCCACGCCGAGTTCCCGGTCTGCTGGTGGACGGGGCGGCTCAAGGCGCCCGGCGCGCCCACCGCCGAGTTCCACGTCGGCATCGACGGCGGCTCCTTCTACCTCGCCGCCAACACCCGCCAGCCCGGCCTCGGCGTGCCCGTCATCGTGTCCCCGCACGGCTCGCCGCTGCAGGGGGAGTGCCCCGCCGTCGGGTGCCCCGTCCAGGGGCCCTGCTCCGCATCGCAGGTGCCCAGCGGGAGGTGCCGCAACGTCCAGGAGATCAAGGTCATCTACTGCAGCCCGCACGTGTGATGATGTGACCGGCCGCTCGAGCTCGAAGAAGAAGGACGGCAATGGTTGTTGAGTGCTGTTGCTGTcggtgtcgtcgtcgtcgtcgtcgtgttCGTTCGTTGGGATCGGATTAGCCGGCCGTTTGCTTTAATTAGACTGGATTAGTAGGAGTCGCCGCTGATTGCTCAGCTCAGGTCGATgtgagcgagcgagcgagcgcgaCGCGTGCGTGTGTCAGATCATCAGATGTGTCGTCGTGTGTTCGTCGGGAGCGACTCGTGTCTCTGCTCTGTGTGTTCGTGGAGCCAATAATAATTAGTTTTAGTTATGGAAATGCTGACGCGTCTTTCCATGGATGCATGCTTTTCATTTGCTGATAAATCGGACCGCGTTTTTCTGAAAAAAAAAGTTCAGACACACACATGGACATGCAAGCACAAACAGGCCCACcaaagttttttttaaaaaaagtagTTATTAAAAAAAACTGTAAAAGTTCTATCTGGCTCGCTCAACCCTCGCCGCAGTTCGTTTTCCCTAATTGTTTCTCCCCCAATCCACAATAAACGCTTCCCTGTCGGCTTCAAGGCGTAGCTACTAGCTAGGGCTTTTGCAAACCCAAGCTTAACACATAGGAGTATTATAAAAGATATTCGAATGGCTGCAAACAACCGAAGACATTCAAGTTCAAGTTGCGCCTTCCTCGGCTCCGGCTGCATCTTCTTcgtcggctcctcctcctcctccgacgCATGCTGGATAGCTCTGCCGACTGACGCTGCAGCTCCCCTCCCTGTTCTCCCCACCGTCCGCGGCAGCTACCTCCTCCGCCACAAATTGATCCGCGCTCTTCATCCACCTGCTAGGGGCTCGGCGCTGGCGTCGGCCATCGGAGCCTCTACCTcctccgcgtcctcgcgcccAGGCTTCCATGCTGAGCTTGCCGCCGCGGGCGTCCTGGCTCTTCCCGACGCCGGATGCTCCGCCGCGTCCCCGCGCGGCAGCGCCCACGCGCCGTCGCCGGAGGCCGAGTACGCCCATCGCGGCCAGCATGCTGGCTCCACTCCTCAGTGTCAGTTTTGGCTCGCAACAATCGCAGCATGGACGGGCAACAAAGGTCCTGACAGGGCAGTTTGGTGTGGGCCCCTTCGGTGTAATGGCGTTAAGGGCCTGGGCCTCAGGCTGCCCTGACCCACCTACGCggacgggcgggcgggcggcgttAGACGGCCCATGGGCCTAAGCTGGAGCACGGAGGGTGATGCTCTGGGCCTCTGGGATGGATCATGGATGGGGTCGGGAAACTTATATttatcttcctcttcctctgtttGAGATTCGTGTAAAACTAAAAATGAATGGATGAGATGAAAACACGTGCTATAGCGGTTCAACGTAGGCTGGCTTGTATGGGAAGGAGGGGGCACGTGTTAGCCTTTAGTTGGATGATGTAGAGGAGTGACGGAAGGGATTTCTTTGGATTTGAAGCTTTGATTTTATTTTTCTCTCAAACTATAAATGTGTTTTGTATTCCGTTTGCATAATCGTGTTACttaaaatttatacaacaaaATAAGATCCAATAtagatatttttatttttattttcaaaaATCAATATTTGAAGTTACTAATTCAACATTTTGATGTACATGTTGAACATCTTTAATACACTGCTTCAACATTTTCACGTGAAATATTGAATTGGATTATTAGAAATGTTGAATCTAATATTTAAAAATATTGATTATATCAATCTAATATTTTGAGTATACTGGTCACAGAATATTTAGCACGAAAATATATTACTGGCGTAGTTTAAAAGAAGAATAAAAAAAAGATGGCATACTGCTTGATTAGCTTGCCCTCCGCGGCTGTCTATGCTCACGCGTTAAAAAGGGTAGGTTGGACTGCAGCTGCTCTTCTGATGGAAAAGCTCCATACGTAAAATGTTAGCAAGCCGGTGATGATACAGAACAGGCATTCACCGATCAGCCGCGCTAGGCAGGTGACGGACTGACGACGACGGTGAAAACTGACATTATTACCCTTGGGTCGGTAAGTAGCAAGGCAGGTTGGTTCGCTGGCATCTCCATCCATCCGCGCCTCGCACAGTCACCCACCATCCTTATCCCCGACACGCCGTACGAGCCGGCGGCTGTCCAAGTTGGCACGCGTGGGCGTGCGGTCGCGGCGCAGTGATTTCGCGCGGAGACCGGCGACGAGTCGCC from Panicum hallii strain FIL2 chromosome 3, PHallii_v3.1, whole genome shotgun sequence encodes:
- the LOC112888111 gene encoding uncharacterized protein LOC112888111, yielding MAAVSKASAAALLVAAVAVLLAASASAQTTHDNCAKNKKITVQNLCAHDVALTLEPLANSPHLFNGAPTYTLRPHSHAEFPVCWWTGRLKAPGAPTAEFHVGIDGGSFYLAANTRQPGLGVPVIVSPHGSPLQGECPAVGCPVQGPCSASQVPSGRCRNVQEIKVIYCSPHV